The following proteins are co-located in the Candidatus Binatia bacterium genome:
- a CDS encoding amino acid permease, whose product MLRRLGARDAALIVMGGIIGSGIFMNPSVVARHVGNGLLAMLAWSAGGAIALLGAGIFAELADRRPHDGGLYAYLRDAFHPSLAFVFGWTLLLVSQSGGMAAAAVTFAAYFMPLTGWAASTAAVAAIAIALFTAINALGVRTGTTAQNLFMVIKIVAIAGFALVGLIAVRSPHAAVAAPLAGSAVTAVGLAMVPVLFAYSGWQTSSFMTAELKQPERTLPIGLIVGVVTVVVLYLAVNLACLRALGIEGLAATKTPASDIAQLAFGPMGLRVMALVISISTLGFLSNQILTSPRVYFQMAADGTFFKQLAAINQQTRVPVLAIVVQGIVAIVIALSGRYDQILNYVTCNDYIFFGLAAIALIVFRNRDARDPNAPKPVFRMPGHPVTTLIFLAAAWYIVGDTILNSPYDTLIGVGILLSGLPVYALFARKRRTASAAAR is encoded by the coding sequence TTGCTGCGCCGCCTCGGTGCCCGCGATGCCGCCCTCATCGTGATGGGCGGCATCATCGGCTCGGGCATCTTCATGAACCCCTCGGTCGTTGCGCGGCACGTCGGCAACGGATTGCTGGCGATGCTCGCGTGGAGTGCCGGCGGCGCGATCGCGCTGCTCGGCGCGGGCATCTTCGCCGAGTTGGCCGACCGAAGGCCGCACGACGGCGGACTCTACGCCTACTTGCGCGATGCGTTTCACCCCTCGCTTGCATTCGTGTTCGGCTGGACGCTCTTGCTCGTCTCGCAGAGCGGCGGGATGGCGGCTGCCGCGGTGACGTTCGCTGCGTACTTCATGCCGCTCACCGGCTGGGCGGCCTCGACCGCGGCCGTCGCGGCGATCGCAATCGCGCTCTTCACCGCGATCAACGCGCTCGGCGTGCGCACGGGAACGACGGCGCAGAATCTCTTCATGGTGATCAAGATCGTCGCGATCGCCGGCTTCGCGCTGGTCGGGCTGATCGCGGTGCGCTCACCGCACGCCGCCGTCGCCGCGCCGCTCGCCGGCAGCGCCGTCACCGCGGTCGGCCTCGCGATGGTGCCCGTTCTCTTCGCCTACAGCGGCTGGCAGACGTCGAGCTTTATGACCGCCGAACTGAAGCAGCCGGAGCGAACGCTGCCGATCGGACTGATCGTCGGCGTCGTGACCGTCGTCGTGCTCTACCTCGCCGTCAACCTCGCCTGCCTGCGCGCGCTCGGCATCGAGGGCTTGGCTGCGACGAAGACGCCGGCCTCGGACATCGCGCAGCTGGCGTTCGGGCCGATGGGTCTGCGCGTCATGGCGCTCGTGATCTCGATCTCGACGCTCGGCTTCTTGAGCAACCAGATCCTCACGTCGCCGCGCGTCTACTTTCAGATGGCGGCCGACGGGACGTTCTTCAAGCAGCTCGCGGCGATAAATCAGCAGACGCGCGTTCCCGTGCTCGCGATCGTCGTGCAGGGGATCGTCGCGATCGTGATCGCGCTCTCCGGGCGTTACGATCAGATCCTCAACTACGTCACGTGCAACGATTACATCTTCTTCGGACTGGCGGCGATCGCGCTCATCGTCTTCCGCAACCGCGACGCGCGCGATCCAAACGCTCCCAAGCCGGTCTTCCGCATGCCCGGCCACCCGGTGACGACGCTGATCTTCCTCGCGGCCGCGTGGTACATCGTCGGCGACACGATCCTCAACTCGCCGTACGACACGCTGATCGGCGTCGGGATTCTCCTCTCGGGCCTACCGGTCTACGCGCTCTTCGCGCGCAAGCGCCGCACCGCGAGCGCCGCCGCGCGCTGA
- a CDS encoding Hsp20 family protein, with translation MEFVVRARLGSFQPNADVFVDEEGRRVVAVVEVAGADPESLRIALDERSLVVAGRRRETARLRRGSFVQKEIAHGEFVKRIALPVAVEYEGVAASYDDGLLVVVAPIATTAYLPTARTELHVMVKRTHS, from the coding sequence ATGGAGTTCGTCGTACGGGCCCGTCTCGGGAGCTTCCAACCTAACGCCGACGTCTTCGTCGACGAAGAGGGGCGGCGCGTCGTCGCCGTCGTCGAGGTTGCCGGCGCTGATCCGGAGAGTCTCCGCATCGCGCTCGACGAGCGCTCTCTCGTCGTCGCGGGACGGCGCCGCGAGACGGCCCGCCTGCGGCGCGGCTCCTTCGTTCAGAAAGAGATCGCGCACGGCGAGTTCGTCAAGCGAATCGCGCTGCCGGTCGCCGTCGAGTACGAAGGCGTCGCGGCGAGTTACGACGATGGTCTGCTCGTCGTCGTCGCGCCGATCGCGACGACGGCGTATTTGCCGACCGCGAGAACCGAGCTCCACGTCATGGTAAAGAGGACTCACTCCTAA
- the lon gene encoding endopeptidase La: protein MAEKSAPTVVPANQIGILPLQEAVLFPHTVIPLAVVKKPGIQLVEEALREGKPIGLAVLRDREIEEPGPDDIQRVGTIGVIQKMLKVPDGTLRCIVAGQQAFKIEQFDQISPYMVATYTDLPDVTVESEELVAMQRNLAGLFQKLLSYLPQAPREMEMEVANITDPVVLTYFVASTMRLETADRQALLEERDTAKRMRKLTLLLTKELEVVELGHKIQSDIQREMEKNQREFYLRQQLRAIQEELGEVDPQQAETNELRSKIDAAAMPEEVKKAADRELDRLSKVPQASPEYSVIRTYLDWLVTLPWNVETADHIDIKAARVTLDEDHYDLDKIKDRIIEYLAVGKLKKKLTGPILCFVGPPGVGKTSLGQSIARAMGRKFVRLSVGGVHDEAEIRGHRRTYIGAMPGTIVRAVRDAGTRNPVMMIDEIDKVGADFRGDPQSALLEVLDPEQNVHFRDHYLDLPFDLSQVLFICTANSLDTISPPLRDRMEIIPLSGYTELEKLQIARRYLVKKQRVNNGLREMQAQIGDPAIRAIINDYTREAGVRNLEREIGTVFRKIARKIAENPRYKARVTPANLIEYLGKPRFFNEVRKRVASVGVATGMAYTPVGGDILFIETQAMPGTGKLVLTGQLGDVMKESGQAAVSFLRSRSSELGLSDDYFAKHDIHIHIPAGATPKDGPSAGIALATSIASMLTGIKVDPNLAMTGEITLTGQVLPIGGLKEKVLGAKRAGIGKILLPRRNEVDLDDVPKEVRDSMTFVAVDELSEVLHHALGKRLISPVPLGAENGKTNNVVPMRASKRRNGVVKRRAARKSPIKR, encoded by the coding sequence ATGGCCGAGAAATCAGCCCCCACCGTCGTCCCCGCCAATCAGATCGGCATCCTCCCGCTCCAAGAGGCCGTGCTATTCCCGCACACGGTGATCCCGCTCGCGGTTGTGAAGAAGCCCGGCATTCAGCTCGTCGAGGAGGCGTTGCGCGAAGGCAAGCCGATCGGGCTCGCCGTGTTGCGCGATCGCGAGATCGAGGAGCCCGGTCCCGACGACATTCAGCGCGTCGGCACGATCGGCGTAATTCAGAAGATGCTCAAGGTGCCCGACGGCACGCTGCGCTGCATCGTCGCCGGACAGCAGGCATTCAAGATCGAGCAGTTCGATCAGATCTCGCCCTATATGGTCGCGACCTACACCGACCTTCCCGACGTCACCGTCGAGAGCGAAGAGCTCGTCGCGATGCAGCGCAACCTCGCGGGGCTCTTTCAGAAGCTGCTCTCCTACCTGCCGCAGGCGCCGCGCGAGATGGAGATGGAGGTCGCCAACATCACCGATCCGGTGGTCTTGACCTACTTCGTCGCATCGACGATGCGCCTCGAAACCGCCGACCGCCAAGCGCTGCTCGAAGAGCGCGACACCGCAAAGCGCATGCGAAAACTGACGCTGCTGCTGACGAAGGAGCTCGAAGTCGTCGAGCTCGGCCACAAGATTCAGAGCGACATCCAGCGCGAGATGGAGAAGAACCAGCGCGAGTTCTACCTGCGCCAGCAACTGCGGGCGATTCAGGAAGAGCTCGGCGAGGTAGATCCGCAGCAGGCCGAGACGAACGAGTTGCGCTCGAAGATCGACGCGGCCGCGATGCCCGAAGAGGTCAAGAAGGCCGCCGATCGCGAGCTCGATCGTCTCTCGAAAGTTCCGCAGGCGAGCCCCGAGTACAGCGTCATCCGCACGTACCTCGATTGGCTCGTCACGCTTCCGTGGAACGTCGAGACGGCCGATCACATCGACATCAAGGCGGCTCGAGTCACGCTCGATGAAGACCATTACGATCTCGACAAGATCAAAGACAGGATCATCGAGTATCTCGCCGTCGGCAAACTCAAGAAGAAACTGACCGGCCCGATCCTCTGCTTCGTGGGACCGCCCGGCGTCGGCAAGACGTCGCTCGGTCAATCGATCGCGCGCGCGATGGGACGCAAGTTCGTGCGTCTCTCCGTCGGCGGCGTGCACGACGAGGCCGAGATCCGCGGGCACCGCCGCACCTACATCGGCGCGATGCCCGGCACGATCGTGCGCGCGGTTCGCGACGCGGGAACGCGCAATCCGGTCATGATGATCGACGAGATCGACAAGGTCGGCGCGGATTTCCGCGGCGATCCGCAGTCGGCGCTGCTCGAAGTGCTCGACCCCGAACAGAACGTGCACTTCCGCGACCACTATCTCGATCTGCCGTTCGACCTTTCGCAAGTGCTCTTCATCTGCACCGCGAACTCGCTCGACACGATCTCGCCGCCGCTGCGCGACCGCATGGAGATCATCCCGCTCTCCGGCTACACGGAGCTCGAGAAACTGCAGATCGCGCGGCGCTATCTCGTGAAGAAGCAGCGCGTCAACAACGGTCTGCGGGAGATGCAGGCGCAGATCGGCGATCCCGCGATTCGCGCGATCATCAACGATTACACGCGCGAAGCGGGCGTCCGTAACCTCGAGCGCGAGATCGGAACCGTCTTTCGCAAGATCGCGCGCAAGATCGCGGAGAACCCGCGTTACAAGGCGCGCGTCACGCCGGCGAACCTCATCGAGTACCTCGGTAAGCCGCGCTTCTTCAACGAGGTGCGCAAGCGCGTCGCCTCGGTCGGAGTCGCGACCGGCATGGCCTACACGCCGGTCGGCGGAGACATCCTCTTCATCGAGACGCAGGCGATGCCGGGAACCGGCAAGCTCGTGCTCACCGGTCAGCTCGGCGACGTGATGAAGGAGTCGGGGCAGGCCGCGGTATCGTTCCTGCGCTCGCGATCGAGCGAGCTCGGCTTATCCGACGATTACTTTGCGAAGCACGACATCCACATTCACATTCCGGCGGGAGCGACGCCGAAGGACGGCCCGTCGGCCGGAATCGCGCTCGCGACGTCGATCGCCTCGATGCTCACCGGCATCAAGGTGGATCCGAATCTCGCGATGACCGGCGAGATTACGCTCACCGGCCAAGTGCTTCCGATCGGCGGCCTCAAGGAGAAAGTGCTCGGCGCGAAGCGCGCGGGCATCGGCAAGATCTTGCTGCCGCGCCGTAACGAAGTCGACCTCGACGACGTCCCGAAAGAGGTGCGCGACAGCATGACGTTCGTTGCGGTGGACGAGCTCTCGGAAGTCTTGCATCACGCGCTCGGCAAGCGGTTGATCTCACCGGTTCCGCTCGGTGCGGAGAACGGCAAGACGAACAACGTCGTGCCGATGCGCGCGTCGAAGCGCCGCAACGGCGTCGTCAAGCGTCGCGCCGCCCGCAAATCACCGATCAAGCGCTGA
- the selD gene encoding selenide, water dikinase SelD — protein MDVASIRLTELSSCAGCAAKLGEAELRSVMERVTPATDDRVLVGYGSGDDAGVYLVRDDLAIVSTVDFFTPIVDDPFDFGRIAATNALSDVYAMGGRPISALNIVAFPEDLDLDVLARILEGGSQVARAAGVSILGGHTIKDAEPKYGMAVTGVVDPRRIVTNAAARPGDALVLTKPLGTGVLTTALKRGAIGAADLAEAVGAMTTLNDAASQAMLAAGARAATDITGFGLLGHAGAMARASNVRLTIDARAVPFMDRVLELIAAGVVPGGTRHNAETHAVFTEFDAAVPDAVRVGLSDAQTSGGLLIAIPPDRLDPLLRELRAGHVLAAVVGEAGEGRGIFVR, from the coding sequence ATGGACGTTGCGAGCATCCGCCTGACCGAACTCTCGAGCTGCGCCGGTTGCGCGGCGAAGCTCGGCGAGGCCGAGTTGCGCTCCGTCATGGAGCGCGTAACGCCCGCAACGGACGACCGCGTGCTCGTCGGCTACGGAAGCGGCGACGACGCGGGCGTCTATCTCGTGCGCGACGATCTCGCGATCGTCTCCACCGTCGATTTCTTCACGCCGATCGTCGACGATCCGTTCGACTTCGGGCGCATCGCCGCGACGAACGCGCTCTCCGACGTCTACGCGATGGGCGGGCGCCCGATCTCCGCACTCAATATCGTCGCCTTCCCCGAAGACCTCGACCTCGACGTGCTCGCGCGGATCTTAGAGGGAGGCTCCCAGGTCGCACGCGCCGCGGGCGTCTCGATCCTCGGCGGCCACACGATCAAGGACGCCGAGCCGAAGTACGGCATGGCCGTCACCGGCGTCGTCGATCCGAGGCGCATCGTCACGAACGCGGCCGCGCGTCCCGGCGACGCGCTCGTGCTTACGAAGCCGCTCGGAACGGGCGTTCTCACGACGGCCCTCAAGCGCGGCGCGATCGGGGCCGCCGATCTCGCGGAAGCCGTCGGCGCGATGACGACGCTCAACGACGCGGCCTCGCAAGCGATGCTCGCGGCCGGCGCGCGCGCCGCGACCGACATCACCGGTTTCGGATTGCTCGGGCATGCCGGCGCGATGGCGCGCGCCTCGAACGTGCGACTCACGATCGACGCGCGCGCCGTGCCGTTCATGGATCGCGTGTTGGAGCTGATCGCCGCCGGCGTCGTTCCGGGCGGCACGCGCCACAATGCCGAGACGCACGCGGTCTTTACGGAGTTCGACGCAGCGGTCCCCGATGCGGTGCGAGTCGGCCTCTCCGACGCGCAGACCTCGGGCGGCCTGCTGATCGCGATCCCGCCGGATCGGCTCGACCCGCTTCTGCGCGAGCTGCGCGCGGGCCACGTCCTCGCCGCGGTCGTCGGAGAGGCCGGCGAGGGCCGCGGGATCTTCGTGCGCTAG
- a CDS encoding alanine--glyoxylate aminotransferase family protein, which translates to MNRQLLFLPGPVTVAQPVLDAAARPMMNHRSEAFAQILARIGEGLPPVFGTHGEVVLLGSSGTGALEAAVANLFSPGEQVLSCAVGAFGKRLAAIAQRYGCVVEPLETPLGEALDPDALAARLEADTKRRIAGVLLTHNETSTGVACDMAALAPVLRRHGAISIVDSVSGIAASEFRMDEWGYDAVATASQKGFAAPPGVAMAALSDRAWERCARATSPRFYFDFSKARDSSHLGEMPWTPPISIVYALDVALARYHAEGMENAFRRHAAFAGIVRDELTRLGFTLVSREGAHSPTVVAAYPPPGVEPKGLLKGLRENHGVVLAGGQGELAGKIVRFGTMGELGEDDIRGAIEAIALELRVISGVA; encoded by the coding sequence ATGAACCGGCAGTTGCTATTCCTCCCCGGGCCCGTGACCGTCGCGCAACCGGTGCTCGACGCTGCGGCGCGGCCGATGATGAACCATCGCAGCGAAGCGTTCGCGCAAATTCTCGCGCGCATCGGCGAGGGGCTGCCGCCGGTCTTCGGAACGCACGGCGAAGTCGTCTTGCTCGGCAGCTCGGGAACCGGAGCGCTCGAGGCCGCCGTCGCCAATCTCTTCTCGCCGGGCGAGCAGGTGCTCTCGTGCGCCGTGGGCGCGTTCGGCAAGCGCCTCGCGGCGATCGCGCAGCGCTACGGCTGCGTCGTCGAGCCGCTCGAGACGCCGCTCGGAGAGGCGCTCGATCCGGACGCGCTCGCGGCGCGCCTCGAGGCCGATACCAAACGCCGGATCGCCGGCGTGCTGCTGACGCACAACGAGACCTCGACCGGCGTTGCGTGCGACATGGCCGCGCTCGCGCCGGTCCTGCGGCGCCACGGGGCGATCAGCATCGTCGATTCGGTCAGCGGAATCGCCGCGTCCGAGTTTCGGATGGACGAGTGGGGATACGACGCGGTCGCCACGGCGTCGCAGAAGGGCTTTGCCGCGCCGCCGGGCGTCGCGATGGCCGCGCTCAGCGACCGGGCGTGGGAGCGATGCGCTCGCGCCACCTCGCCGCGCTTCTACTTCGACTTTTCGAAGGCGCGCGATTCGTCGCATCTGGGCGAGATGCCGTGGACGCCGCCGATCTCGATCGTCTACGCGCTCGACGTCGCGCTCGCGCGCTATCACGCGGAAGGGATGGAGAACGCGTTCCGCCGTCACGCGGCCTTCGCCGGGATCGTTCGCGACGAGTTGACGCGCCTCGGTTTTACGCTCGTCTCGCGCGAGGGCGCGCACTCGCCGACGGTCGTCGCCGCCTATCCGCCGCCGGGCGTCGAGCCGAAGGGTTTATTAAAGGGTCTGCGCGAGAATCACGGCGTCGTGCTCGCCGGCGGTCAAGGCGAGCTCGCCGGAAAGATCGTCCGCTTCGGGACGATGGGTGAGCTCGGCGAGGACGACATCCGCGGCGCGATCGAGGCGATCGCGCTCGAGTTGCGCGTCATAAGTGGTGTCGCTTAA
- a CDS encoding CvpA family protein, whose amino-acid sequence MIAGVAWPDVVIVIVLGIATFKGWSRGFVQELGGAVAVTAALVTPWFYNGAADSQIQHFTGVGPGSAHVIGMFGTGLLTYVVLLLAARAFDRVARLPLLGLGNSLGGAFIGFAKGAILLWLVLFISLFFPLSRDIRESLHQAYLPQYLVAYDAPLDAALLSTVPWYARPFVMPYFKRHHL is encoded by the coding sequence GTGATTGCCGGCGTCGCGTGGCCGGACGTCGTCATCGTGATCGTGCTCGGAATTGCGACGTTCAAGGGATGGTCGCGCGGCTTCGTCCAGGAGCTCGGCGGCGCCGTCGCGGTCACCGCAGCGCTCGTCACGCCGTGGTTCTACAACGGTGCGGCGGATTCGCAGATCCAGCACTTTACCGGCGTCGGGCCGGGTTCGGCGCACGTCATCGGTATGTTCGGAACCGGACTCTTAACCTACGTCGTGCTGCTGCTGGCGGCGCGCGCCTTCGACCGCGTCGCTCGGCTTCCGCTCTTGGGATTGGGCAACTCGCTCGGCGGCGCGTTCATCGGGTTCGCGAAGGGCGCGATCCTCTTATGGCTCGTGCTCTTCATCTCGCTCTTCTTCCCGCTATCGCGCGACATCCGCGAGAGCCTCCACCAAGCGTACCTTCCGCAGTATCTCGTCGCCTACGACGCACCGCTCGACGCCGCGCTGCTATCGACGGTTCCTTGGTACGCGCGCCCGTTCGTGATGCCGTACTTTAAGCGACACCACTTATGA
- the pheT gene encoding phenylalanine--tRNA ligase subunit beta, giving the protein MRVPLGWLREFVALPGDAEAVAERLAMLGFPVEAIEKRPAIAGVVTGRLVAVEKHPNADRLLVGRVDVGRAEPLTIATAATNVAAGQTIAVATIGARLPALTIEARTMRGVASQGMMISAEELALPGEWFEDGIMQLEADVPIGANAVELFGLDADVLEVEITANRPDSMSIVGLARELAASYGVPLRLPSARNPGGASESAGAAPRVTIDSPDCRRFVAQRFENVVVAPGPAWMRIRLALAGQRPINNLVDVSNYVMLETGQPLHFYDAAKIAGALTVRGARDGERIVTLDGVARTLSQQALVIADDERALGLAGLMGGASSEVTDATTAIVLEAANFNGARVRRMSAALGLRSEASSRHEKSLAPALTDLGAARAAQILSDLGAKAFRPHAFGAEIAPAAPISLEMREVERLLGMTIAQERVASHLAALGCEVTSSTAGLLSVTPPPWRRDLSIAADLVEEIARIEGYEKIPSEVPAVPAHAIASAAFDLENAIASRLAGLGYRETITHSLRGSGGASSVEVRNPLSEEQRFLRETLADGFVEYLASVDAPVRIFEIGEIFARDGDRVAESSSVAFGFSADRGDEPAWRDSSFLRLKGDCEALLRDVTGRPCETPAAAHPGFHPGKSATVTIDGRPAGAIGCVDPRVARSRGLKRNAYLCLLDVAALPERATPRYRPPSKFPSTYRDLALVVDAALGARELERAIAQTLGSLCSEVRVFDEYRGPQFGDGRKSLAVRVTLQRFDATLTDEEADDAVALVLDALRERFGATIRA; this is encoded by the coding sequence ATGCGCGTCCCTCTAGGCTGGCTGCGCGAGTTCGTCGCGCTGCCCGGCGATGCCGAGGCGGTAGCAGAGCGCCTGGCGATGCTCGGCTTTCCCGTCGAGGCGATCGAGAAGCGGCCCGCGATCGCCGGCGTCGTCACCGGCAGGCTCGTCGCCGTCGAGAAGCATCCCAATGCCGATCGGCTGCTCGTCGGACGAGTCGACGTCGGACGAGCCGAGCCGCTGACGATCGCCACGGCGGCAACGAACGTCGCGGCCGGGCAGACGATCGCCGTCGCCACGATCGGCGCGCGTCTTCCGGCGCTGACGATCGAGGCGCGGACGATGCGCGGCGTCGCTTCGCAGGGGATGATGATCTCGGCCGAAGAGCTCGCGCTCCCAGGCGAATGGTTCGAGGACGGCATCATGCAGCTCGAGGCAGACGTTCCGATCGGCGCAAATGCCGTCGAGCTCTTCGGCCTCGACGCCGACGTGCTCGAGGTCGAGATAACCGCGAACCGCCCGGATTCGATGTCGATCGTCGGACTGGCCCGCGAGTTGGCCGCGTCGTACGGCGTGCCGCTGCGCCTCCCGTCCGCGCGCAATCCCGGCGGTGCGAGCGAGAGCGCCGGCGCCGCGCCGCGCGTCACGATCGACTCGCCGGACTGCCGGCGCTTCGTCGCGCAGCGCTTCGAGAACGTCGTCGTGGCGCCGGGACCGGCGTGGATGCGCATCCGGCTCGCACTCGCCGGTCAGCGACCGATCAACAACCTCGTCGACGTCTCGAACTACGTCATGCTCGAGACCGGCCAGCCGCTCCACTTCTACGACGCCGCGAAGATCGCGGGCGCGCTGACCGTCCGCGGAGCGCGCGACGGAGAGAGGATCGTTACGCTCGACGGCGTCGCGCGAACGCTATCGCAGCAGGCGCTCGTCATCGCCGACGACGAACGCGCGCTCGGCCTTGCCGGACTCATGGGCGGTGCGTCGAGCGAGGTGACGGACGCCACGACCGCGATCGTTCTCGAGGCGGCGAACTTCAACGGCGCGCGCGTGCGGCGAATGAGCGCCGCGCTCGGGCTGCGCAGCGAAGCGTCGTCGCGCCACGAGAAGTCGCTCGCACCCGCGCTTACCGATCTCGGCGCGGCGCGCGCCGCCCAGATCCTCAGCGACCTCGGCGCGAAGGCCTTTCGCCCACACGCCTTCGGCGCGGAGATCGCGCCGGCCGCGCCGATCTCGCTCGAGATGCGCGAGGTCGAGCGATTGCTCGGCATGACGATCGCGCAGGAGCGCGTCGCATCGCATCTCGCCGCGTTAGGCTGCGAGGTAACGAGTTCGACGGCCGGCCTGCTCTCGGTGACGCCGCCGCCGTGGCGTCGCGATCTCTCGATCGCCGCCGATCTCGTGGAAGAGATCGCTCGGATCGAGGGCTACGAAAAGATTCCCTCGGAGGTGCCCGCGGTGCCGGCGCACGCGATCGCAAGCGCTGCCTTCGATCTCGAAAATGCGATCGCTAGCCGCCTCGCTGGGCTGGGATATCGCGAGACGATCACGCACTCGCTGCGCGGGTCGGGCGGCGCGTCGTCGGTCGAGGTTCGCAACCCGCTCTCCGAAGAGCAGCGCTTTCTGCGCGAAACGCTCGCCGACGGCTTCGTAGAGTACCTGGCTTCGGTGGACGCGCCGGTTCGAATCTTCGAGATCGGCGAGATCTTCGCGCGCGACGGCGATCGCGTCGCGGAGTCGAGCTCGGTCGCGTTCGGCTTCTCGGCCGATCGCGGTGACGAGCCGGCGTGGCGCGACTCATCGTTCCTTCGGCTCAAGGGCGACTGCGAGGCGCTGCTGCGCGACGTCACCGGCCGCCCGTGCGAGACGCCGGCGGCGGCGCATCCGGGCTTCCATCCCGGAAAGAGCGCAACCGTAACGATCGACGGCCGGCCCGCCGGCGCGATCGGCTGCGTCGATCCGCGCGTCGCGCGGTCGCGCGGCCTCAAACGAAACGCCTATCTCTGTCTGCTCGACGTTGCCGCGCTGCCGGAACGCGCGACGCCGCGGTACCGGCCGCCGTCGAAGTTCCCCTCGACGTATCGCGATCTCGCGCTCGTCGTGGATGCCGCGCTCGGTGCGCGCGAGCTCGAACGCGCGATCGCGCAGACGCTCGGCTCGCTCTGCAGCGAGGTTCGCGTCTTCGACGAGTACCGCGGACCGCAGTTCGGCGATGGGAGAAAGAGCCTCGCGGTACGCGTGACGCTGCAGCGTTTCGACGCGACGCTGACCGACGAAGAGGCCGACGACGCGGTCGCGCTCGTGCTCGACGCGCTGCGCGAGCGCTTCGGGGCGACGATTCGAGCGTGA
- the pheS gene encoding phenylalanine--tRNA ligase subunit alpha, giving the protein MTELAETLRKLQSDFAAEAERATGEQALESVRIAYLGRNGHVTRIRRGIGALPAGERPGAGKEINDAVAAMEALLNGLHERIEARADEADLAVSIDVTFPSIPAQTGSIHPVRRIIADACAYFVRHGFAVVIGPEAEPDYYNFDALNIPSDHPARENFDSFWLTNSLLLRPHTSPMQIRTMQEHKPPIAVIAPGKCFRRDAVDARHLFQFHQIEGLLVAEGIHFGHLKGMLTGLCRELFGPQQNVRFRPSYFPFTEPSAEVDTTCPKCRGAGRVGEVQCNMCGGSSWIELGGAGMVHPNVLREAGHDPERYSGWAFGFGAERIGLARYEVDDIRRFVDSDPDFLAQLS; this is encoded by the coding sequence ATGACGGAACTGGCAGAGACGCTGCGCAAGCTGCAGAGCGATTTCGCGGCGGAAGCGGAACGCGCGACCGGCGAGCAGGCTCTCGAGAGCGTGCGCATCGCCTATCTCGGGCGTAACGGCCACGTGACGAGAATTCGCCGCGGCATCGGCGCGCTGCCCGCGGGCGAGCGCCCCGGCGCGGGCAAGGAGATCAACGATGCCGTCGCCGCGATGGAGGCCCTGCTCAACGGACTGCACGAGCGTATCGAAGCGCGCGCGGACGAGGCCGATCTGGCGGTTTCCATCGACGTCACCTTTCCTTCGATACCCGCGCAGACCGGGTCGATCCACCCGGTGCGGCGCATTATCGCGGATGCGTGCGCCTACTTCGTGCGACACGGTTTCGCCGTCGTCATCGGTCCCGAGGCGGAGCCGGATTACTATAACTTCGACGCGCTCAACATCCCCAGCGATCACCCCGCGCGCGAGAACTTCGATTCGTTCTGGCTCACCAATTCGTTGCTGCTGCGGCCGCACACTTCGCCGATGCAGATTCGGACGATGCAAGAACACAAACCCCCGATCGCCGTCATCGCCCCGGGAAAGTGCTTCCGCCGCGACGCGGTGGACGCGCGCCATCTCTTTCAGTTCCATCAGATCGAAGGGCTGCTCGTCGCCGAGGGGATTCACTTCGGCCATCTCAAGGGGATGCTCACCGGCCTCTGCCGCGAGCTCTTCGGTCCACAGCAGAACGTGCGCTTCCGTCCTTCGTACTTTCCGTTCACCGAGCCGAGCGCCGAAGTCGACACGACGTGTCCGAAGTGCCGCGGCGCCGGACGCGTCGGAGAGGTGCAGTGCAACATGTGCGGCGGATCTTCGTGGATCGAGCTCGGCGGCGCCGGCATGGTCCATCCCAACGTCTTGCGCGAAGCCGGTCACGACCCCGAGCGCTATTCGGGCTGGGCATTCGGGTTCGGCGCCGAGCGAATCGGACTCGCGCGATACGAGGTCGACGACATCCGGCGCTTCGTCGACAGCGATCCGGATTTTCTGGCGCAACTGAGTTGA
- a CDS encoding YqzL family protein, whose amino-acid sequence MATSNLFWKLFAQTGSIDAYLAYRRLHASPSPS is encoded by the coding sequence ATGGCAACGTCCAATCTCTTCTGGAAGCTTTTCGCCCAAACGGGTTCGATCGACGCATACCTCGCGTATCGCAGGCTGCACGCCTCGCCGAGTCCCAGCTAA